The proteins below are encoded in one region of Dehalococcoidales bacterium:
- a CDS encoding phage tail protein, with protein MVKKRPPQTIKTNLSDTNKKRRSAVAQFSVNASRMDPYKNFKFRVKWDGKYIPGITKITSLKRSTEPVVYRDGDDPSTSHLSPGTWKFDPIVLERGITHDLEFENWANLSYQVSGPMSLKNFRKDIIVELLNEQGVIVKAFRVYRCWVSEYQVLPVLDASANSVAIEAITLENEGWERDTGVLEPAET; from the coding sequence ATGGTGAAAAAAAGGCCCCCGCAAACTATAAAAACAAATTTAAGTGACACTAATAAGAAGAGGAGGAGTGCTGTGGCGCAATTTTCAGTAAACGCTTCCCGCATGGACCCGTACAAGAATTTCAAATTTAGAGTAAAGTGGGACGGAAAATACATTCCCGGTATTACGAAAATAACTTCCCTCAAAAGATCTACGGAGCCGGTAGTTTACCGGGATGGTGATGATCCCAGCACCTCACATCTTTCGCCGGGTACCTGGAAATTCGACCCAATTGTACTTGAGAGGGGGATCACCCACGATCTCGAGTTTGAAAACTGGGCAAACCTGAGTTATCAGGTTTCCGGTCCGATGTCTTTGAAGAACTTCCGAAAAGATATTATTGTGGAATTATTGAATGAGCAAGGAGTCATAGTTAAAGCATTCAGAGTCTACCGATGCTGGGTGTCCGAATATCAGGTCTTACCCGTTCTTGATGCCAGCGCTAATTCGGTAGCGATTGAAGCAATAACCCTGGAGAATGAAGGCTGGGAACGGGATACAGGGGTCCTCGAACCCGCAGAAACTTAA